The following are from one region of the Streptomyces fradiae genome:
- a CDS encoding type II toxin-antitoxin system Phd/YefM family antitoxin, whose product MTEPVIASMAEVRSQLADVLDRAHREETPTIITRRGKQEAVVIDIEEYRRLTRLAEATEDAWLNRLADEAEAEGQEGSLSLEEMAALLRTHHA is encoded by the coding sequence ATGACTGAGCCTGTGATCGCCTCCATGGCCGAGGTCCGCAGCCAGCTGGCGGACGTACTCGACCGCGCCCATCGAGAAGAGACCCCCACGATCATCACGCGCCGCGGAAAGCAGGAAGCGGTCGTGATCGACATCGAGGAGTATCGGCGCCTGACGCGGCTGGCCGAGGCGACCGAGGACGCCTGGCTGAACAGGCTGGCGGACGAGGCCGAGGCCGAGGGACAAGAGGGCTCCCTGTCCCTCGAAGAGATGGCCGCGCTCCTTCGCACCCATCACGCCTGA
- a CDS encoding type II toxin-antitoxin system RelE/ParE family toxin, whose amino-acid sequence MGYVTRFTPHAQRDLLKTPRAEALRILYRLTELQKALTEADTSGFDIKPLQGHDSRWRLRVGDYRVVYTLENGVLVVWVLTVGHRRDVYRDM is encoded by the coding sequence ATGGGGTACGTCACTCGGTTCACGCCTCACGCTCAGCGGGATCTGTTGAAGACCCCGCGCGCCGAGGCCCTGCGCATTCTCTACCGCCTCACCGAGCTCCAGAAGGCGCTCACGGAGGCTGACACCTCGGGCTTCGACATCAAGCCCCTCCAGGGACACGACTCCCGCTGGCGCCTCCGCGTCGGCGACTACCGCGTCGTCTACACGCTGGAGAACGGCGTCCTCGTCGTCTGGGTCCTGACCGTCGGGCACCGGCGGGACGTCTACCGCGACATGTGA
- a CDS encoding glycosyltransferase: MRVVLSSYGSRGDVEPMVALAGALRGLGAEVRVCAPEDEEFAGRLAGVGVEFVPVRLSIRALVAGANGGAAPSMTERVTMVAAAQYEAVALAGEGADVVVATGLFPAVAGARSAAGKLGLRYAYVSYFPGMLPSPHHPPYPLPGRPLPEGVTDNRTLWELDVEGQNAVYGPGLTAFRASVGLAPTASVRDYAIGGRPLLAADPVLGPWEVPAELDVVQTGAWIQPDERPLPDDLEAFLRAGEAPVYVGFGSMSMQGSADAARVSIEAVRGQGRRVLVSRGWAELGLIDDADDCLAVGEANHQALFPRVAAVVHHGGAGTTTTAARAGVPQVVVPQLVDQPYWASRVAALGVGAAHDGPVPSVASLSAALAAALAPETGAAARKLAGRIRTDGAELTAKLLLDGFGEPA, from the coding sequence GCGGGGGCTGGGGGCCGAGGTGCGGGTGTGTGCGCCGGAGGACGAGGAGTTCGCCGGGCGGCTGGCCGGGGTCGGGGTGGAGTTCGTGCCGGTGCGGTTGTCGATCCGGGCGTTGGTGGCCGGGGCGAACGGCGGGGCGGCGCCGTCGATGACCGAGCGGGTGACGATGGTGGCGGCGGCGCAGTACGAGGCGGTGGCCTTGGCCGGTGAGGGGGCGGACGTGGTGGTCGCGACCGGGCTGTTCCCGGCCGTGGCCGGGGCACGGTCGGCGGCGGGGAAGCTGGGGTTGCGGTACGCATACGTGTCGTACTTCCCCGGCATGCTGCCGTCGCCGCACCACCCGCCGTATCCGCTGCCGGGCCGTCCGCTGCCGGAGGGCGTGACCGACAACCGGACGCTGTGGGAGCTGGACGTCGAGGGGCAGAACGCGGTCTACGGTCCGGGGCTCACCGCCTTCCGCGCGTCGGTCGGGCTGGCTCCGACGGCGAGCGTCCGCGACTACGCGATCGGTGGGCGGCCGCTGCTCGCGGCGGATCCGGTGCTGGGGCCGTGGGAGGTGCCGGCCGAGCTCGATGTCGTACAGACGGGTGCGTGGATCCAGCCGGACGAGCGCCCGCTCCCGGATGATCTGGAGGCGTTCCTGCGGGCCGGGGAGGCGCCGGTGTACGTGGGGTTCGGCAGCATGTCGATGCAGGGGTCGGCCGACGCGGCGCGGGTGTCGATCGAGGCGGTACGGGGACAGGGGCGTCGGGTGCTCGTGTCGCGGGGGTGGGCCGAGCTCGGGCTGATCGACGACGCCGACGACTGCCTCGCGGTGGGCGAGGCCAACCACCAGGCGCTGTTCCCCCGGGTCGCGGCGGTGGTCCACCACGGCGGCGCGGGCACGACCACGACGGCCGCCCGGGCCGGTGTGCCCCAGGTGGTGGTTCCGCAGCTGGTGGACCAGCCGTACTGGGCGAGCCGGGTGGCCGCTCTGGGCGTCGGCGCCGCCCACGACGGCCCGGTGCCGAGCGTCGCCTCCCTGTCGGCCGCCCTGGCCGCCGCCCTCGCGCCGGAGACCGGCGCCGCGGCGCGGAAGCTCGCGGGGCGGATCCGTACCGACGGGGCCGAGCTGACCGCGAAACTGCTCCTCGACGGCTTCGGCGAACCGGCGTGA
- a CDS encoding MarR family winged helix-turn-helix transcriptional regulator codes for MQTLNRYEELARAVSAIGAVKRGLARALPVQCQGGAAAVLALIKHHGDMRMSRLAELMAVDMSVCSRHVAHTVDHGWVERLPDPDDKRSRILRLTDQGEAMLGELDQRVTDAFARHLADWSDDDVARLTTLLARLRDSFGDCRAHHARD; via the coding sequence ATGCAGACGCTGAACCGGTACGAGGAACTCGCCCGCGCGGTGAGCGCCATCGGCGCCGTCAAGCGCGGCCTCGCCCGCGCGCTGCCCGTCCAGTGCCAGGGCGGAGCGGCGGCGGTGCTCGCCCTCATCAAGCACCACGGCGACATGCGGATGAGCCGGCTGGCCGAACTGATGGCCGTCGACATGTCCGTGTGCAGCCGTCACGTGGCGCACACCGTGGACCACGGCTGGGTCGAGCGACTGCCCGACCCCGACGACAAGCGCTCCCGGATCCTGCGGCTGACCGACCAGGGCGAGGCGATGCTCGGCGAGCTCGACCAGCGGGTCACCGATGCCTTCGCCCGCCACCTGGCGGACTGGTCCGACGACGACGTCGCCCGGCTGACCACTCTCCTCGCCCGCCTCCGCGACTCCTTCGGGGACTGCCGGGCCCACCACGCCCGCGACTGA